One Streptomyces sp. V4I8 genomic window carries:
- a CDS encoding DUF4190 domain-containing protein, which translates to MPSSAPAVNPFAPPGPTASVPYAAHGEPVPPPPIAPGGPGPVPYGYPGSGGYGYPPGPGAAGYYGWPGMQAMPSNGMGTAGLVLGIISAVVFCLWPVAIVVGVLAVIFGAIGRGKARRGEATNPGQALAGIICGVAGVGLGLGMAALLIVAP; encoded by the coding sequence ATGCCGTCCTCGGCACCGGCGGTCAACCCGTTCGCCCCGCCGGGGCCCACGGCGTCCGTGCCCTACGCCGCCCATGGCGAGCCCGTGCCGCCGCCGCCGATCGCGCCCGGTGGGCCGGGGCCGGTGCCGTACGGCTATCCCGGGTCCGGTGGCTACGGCTACCCGCCGGGGCCGGGGGCTGCGGGCTACTACGGGTGGCCCGGGATGCAGGCCATGCCGAGTAACGGGATGGGCACTGCCGGGCTGGTGCTCGGGATCATCTCCGCCGTTGTCTTCTGTCTGTGGCCGGTGGCCATCGTCGTGGGTGTGCTGGCCGTGATCTTCGGGGCGATCGGGCGGGGCAAGGCGCGGCGGGGTGAGGCGACGAACCCGGGCCAGGCTCTCGCCGGGATCATCTGTGGTGTGGCGGGTGTGGGCCTGGGGCTGGGGATGGCGGCGCTGCTGATCGTGGCGCCGTAG
- a CDS encoding ABC transporter permease: MSTLTEAPPPLTPTAPEKKPPRKRGRLVPYWLLLPGILWLLVFFALPMIYQASTSVQTGSLEEGYKVTWHFATYWDALSGYYPQFLRSVLYAGSATVLCLILGYPLAYLIAFRAGRWKNLIMILVIAPFFTSFLIRTLAWKTILADGGPVVGALNTLHVLDVTSWLGMTSGDRVLATPLAVVCGLTYNFLPFMVLPLYTSLERIDGRLHEAAGDLYAKPITTFRKVTFPLSMPGVVSGTLLTFIPAAGDYVNADLLGSTDTRMVGNVIQTQFLRILDYPTAAALSFILMAAILVMVTVYIRRSGTEDLV, from the coding sequence ATGTCGACGCTCACCGAGGCGCCACCGCCTCTGACCCCGACGGCCCCCGAGAAGAAGCCCCCGCGCAAGCGCGGCCGTCTCGTCCCGTACTGGCTGCTGCTCCCCGGCATCCTGTGGCTGCTGGTCTTCTTCGCGCTGCCGATGATCTACCAGGCCTCCACGTCCGTGCAGACGGGCTCCCTGGAGGAGGGCTACAAGGTCACCTGGCACTTCGCCACCTACTGGGACGCGCTGTCCGGGTACTACCCGCAGTTCCTGCGCTCGGTGCTCTACGCCGGCTCGGCGACGGTCCTGTGCCTGATCCTCGGCTACCCGCTCGCGTACCTCATCGCCTTCCGCGCGGGCCGCTGGAAGAACCTGATCATGATCCTGGTGATCGCGCCGTTCTTCACCAGCTTCCTGATCCGCACCCTCGCCTGGAAGACGATCCTCGCGGACGGCGGCCCGGTCGTCGGTGCCCTCAACACGCTGCACGTCCTGGACGTCACCAGCTGGCTCGGCATGACCTCCGGCGACCGCGTGCTGGCCACGCCGCTCGCGGTGGTGTGCGGTCTGACCTACAACTTCCTGCCGTTCATGGTGCTGCCGCTCTACACCTCGCTGGAGCGCATCGACGGCCGGCTGCACGAGGCGGCCGGCGATCTGTACGCCAAGCCGATCACCACCTTCCGCAAGGTCACCTTCCCGCTGTCGATGCCGGGCGTCGTCTCCGGCACGCTGCTGACCTTCATCCCGGCGGCCGGTGACTACGTCAACGCGGACCTGCTCGGCTCCACGGACACCCGCATGGTCGGCAACGTCATCCAGACGCAGTTCCTGCGGATTCTGGACTATCCGACGGCCGCGGCGCTCTCCTTCATCCTCATGGCCGCCATCCTCGTCATGGTGACGGTCTATATCCGCAGGTCCGGCACGGAGGATCTGGTTTAA
- a CDS encoding glycerophosphodiester phosphodiesterase, which produces MQNVTAVAHRGDPYRVRENTLDSLRSALRLGADAVEIDVRLTKDGVPVLLHDETLKRLWEQDRPLLALSAAEVRGLTAGGVPTLEEALAACDGSRVMLDLPGTPDVRAARRVVDVVRGCGAQDRVYYCAGAPAMLAVRAADPAAEIALTWTTLAPPRAGLLDAVRPRWLNYRFSLVDHALAGRVHRAGYLLSVWTPDTRRSLRRLLDCDVDSITTNRIDVLLGLRTT; this is translated from the coding sequence ATGCAGAACGTGACCGCCGTCGCCCACCGCGGCGACCCCTACCGCGTCCGCGAGAACACGCTCGACTCCCTGCGCTCCGCGCTCCGACTGGGCGCGGACGCGGTGGAGATCGACGTACGCCTCACCAAGGACGGCGTGCCGGTGCTGCTGCACGACGAGACGCTGAAGCGGCTGTGGGAGCAGGACCGGCCGCTGCTCGCGCTGTCGGCGGCCGAGGTTCGGGGGCTCACGGCGGGCGGGGTGCCGACGCTGGAGGAGGCGCTGGCGGCGTGCGACGGGAGCCGGGTGATGCTCGACCTGCCGGGCACGCCCGATGTGCGGGCGGCTCGCCGGGTCGTGGACGTCGTCCGCGGGTGCGGGGCGCAGGACCGCGTGTACTACTGCGCGGGCGCCCCGGCCATGCTCGCCGTCCGCGCCGCCGACCCGGCCGCCGAGATCGCCCTGACCTGGACGACCCTGGCCCCGCCGCGCGCCGGCCTGCTCGACGCGGTACGCCCGCGCTGGCTCAACTACCGCTTCAGCCTGGTCGACCACGCCCTCGCCGGGCGCGTCCACCGCGCCGGCTACCTGCTGTCGGTCTGGACCCCGGACACCCGGCGCTCCCTCCGCCGCCTGCTCGACTGCGACGTCGACTCGATCACGACGAACCGCATCGACGTCCTCCTCGGCCTGCGCACCACCTAG
- a CDS encoding phosphatase PAP2 family protein: MRRSDPDGRLGTTPPVPGRPTSLFLLLGLPALLFALITWQVMSVGPLLDLDAAASRALVHPDRFSELLADLGSVPVAVPVLAVALAYVTWRQRRIGTHHWWLPAASAALLMVLVPALVVPLKVLTDRPGPPVVPPATGYYPSGHTATAAVAYGAATLLLLPWLTSILARRALLVGCAALNLGVGYGLVRRGYHWPLDVVASWCLCTALLSLLWLYLARRDRRRPQPK, translated from the coding sequence GTGCGACGATCCGATCCGGACGGCCGCCTCGGAACCACCCCCCCTGTTCCGGGGCGGCCGACCTCCCTCTTCCTCCTTCTCGGGCTTCCCGCCCTTCTCTTCGCGCTCATCACCTGGCAGGTGATGAGCGTCGGCCCGTTGCTGGACCTCGACGCGGCGGCCAGCCGGGCCCTGGTCCACCCGGACCGTTTCTCCGAACTCCTCGCCGACCTGGGCAGTGTGCCGGTCGCGGTGCCGGTCCTCGCCGTGGCCCTGGCGTATGTCACCTGGCGGCAGCGCCGCATTGGTACACACCACTGGTGGCTGCCGGCCGCCTCCGCGGCCCTGCTCATGGTGCTGGTCCCGGCGCTGGTGGTCCCCCTCAAGGTGCTGACCGACCGTCCCGGCCCTCCCGTCGTGCCGCCCGCCACCGGCTACTACCCGTCCGGCCACACGGCCACGGCCGCCGTCGCCTACGGTGCCGCGACCCTGCTGCTCCTGCCGTGGCTGACCTCCATACTCGCCCGCCGCGCACTCCTCGTCGGCTGCGCCGCCCTCAACCTCGGCGTCGGCTACGGGCTGGTCCGGCGCGGCTACCACTGGCCACTGGACGTGGTGGCCAGTTGGTGCCTCTGTACGGCGCTGCTCTCACTGCTGTGGCTGTACCTCGCCCGACGGGACCGCCGCCGTCCTCAGCCGAAGTAG
- a CDS encoding ABC transporter ATP-binding protein yields the protein MTNDTSGDVRLSGIAKTYGSFTAVHPLDLTVPQGSFFALLGASGCGKTTTLRMIAGLEEPSSGTVHLGDQDVTALPPYKRPVNTVFQSYALFPHLDIFENVAFGLRRRGIKSVKKQVEDMLDLVQLGEQARKKPHQLSGGQQQRVAVARALINHPKVLLLDEPLGALDLKLRRQMQLELKRIQTEVGITFVHVTHDQEEAMTMADTVAVMNVGRVEQLGSPTDLYENPRTTFVANFLGTSNFIEAEVDSKSGDDIVLKAGGGKLVLPEARCSAATTTGGKVLVGVRPEKISLTHADDAGEIPEGRNRITGKITNGSFIGVSTQYVVDSAVCPDFEVYVQNVDRDPRLVPGADVILHWSPAHTFGLDAAQDIDAGVEEGAAA from the coding sequence ATGACGAACGACACCAGCGGCGACGTCCGCCTCTCCGGCATAGCCAAGACCTACGGCTCCTTCACCGCCGTACACCCGCTCGACCTGACCGTGCCGCAGGGCTCCTTCTTCGCCCTGCTCGGCGCCTCCGGCTGCGGCAAGACCACCACCCTGCGCATGATCGCCGGTCTGGAGGAACCTTCCTCCGGCACCGTCCACCTCGGTGACCAGGACGTGACCGCCCTGCCGCCGTACAAGCGGCCGGTGAACACGGTCTTCCAGTCCTACGCCCTCTTCCCGCACCTCGACATCTTCGAGAACGTCGCCTTCGGCCTGCGCCGGCGTGGCATCAAGTCGGTGAAGAAGCAGGTCGAGGACATGCTGGACCTCGTCCAGCTCGGCGAGCAGGCCCGCAAGAAGCCGCACCAGCTGTCGGGTGGCCAGCAGCAGCGCGTCGCCGTCGCCCGCGCGCTCATCAACCACCCCAAGGTGCTCCTCCTCGACGAGCCCCTCGGCGCCCTCGACCTCAAGCTGCGCCGCCAGATGCAGCTGGAGCTCAAGCGCATCCAGACCGAGGTCGGCATCACCTTCGTGCACGTCACGCACGACCAGGAGGAGGCCATGACGATGGCCGACACGGTCGCCGTGATGAACGTGGGCCGCGTCGAGCAGCTCGGCTCGCCGACCGACCTCTACGAGAACCCGCGCACGACCTTCGTCGCCAACTTCCTCGGCACCTCCAACTTCATCGAGGCCGAGGTCGACTCCAAGAGCGGCGACGACATAGTCCTGAAGGCGGGCGGCGGCAAGCTCGTCCTCCCCGAGGCGAGGTGCAGCGCGGCCACGACGACCGGCGGCAAGGTACTGGTGGGCGTCCGCCCGGAGAAGATCTCGCTCACCCACGCCGACGACGCGGGCGAGATCCCCGAGGGCCGCAACCGCATCACCGGCAAGATCACCAACGGCAGTTTCATCGGCGTCTCCACCCAGTACGTCGTCGACAGCGCCGTCTGCCCGGACTTCGAGGTCTACGTCCAGAACGTCGACCGCGACCCCCGCCTGGTCCCCGGCGCCGACGTCATCCTGCACTGGAGCCCCGCCCACACCTTCGGCCTCGACGCGGCGCAGGACATCGACGCCGGTGTCGAGGAAGGGGCGGCCGCCTGA
- a CDS encoding NADAR family protein, translated as MAKIDSWDVLIQEIRAGTRVRYLHFWGHRPRPDGRVSASCLSQWWESPFTVAGVSYATAEHWMMAEKARLFGDAEAERRVLAAGHPAEAKKAGRLVRGFDEAVWERERFRIVVEGSVHKFAAHADLRGFLLGTGDRVLVEASPVDRVWGIGLAAGDDGAGDPERWRGPNLLGFALMGARERLRG; from the coding sequence ATGGCGAAGATCGATTCTTGGGATGTCCTGATCCAGGAGATCCGTGCGGGGACGAGAGTCAGGTACCTGCACTTCTGGGGGCACCGGCCACGACCGGACGGACGGGTGAGCGCGAGCTGTCTGAGCCAGTGGTGGGAGTCGCCGTTCACGGTGGCGGGCGTCTCGTACGCGACAGCCGAGCACTGGATGATGGCGGAGAAGGCACGGCTGTTCGGGGACGCGGAGGCGGAGCGGCGGGTGCTGGCCGCCGGGCATCCGGCGGAGGCGAAGAAGGCCGGGCGGCTGGTGCGGGGGTTCGACGAGGCGGTCTGGGAGCGGGAGCGGTTCCGGATCGTCGTCGAGGGGTCGGTCCACAAGTTCGCCGCGCATGCGGATCTGCGGGGGTTTCTGCTGGGCACCGGGGATCGGGTGCTGGTGGAGGCCAGTCCGGTGGATCGGGTCTGGGGGATCGGGCTGGCTGCGGGGGACGATGGGGCGGGGGATCCGGAGCGGTGGCGGGGGCCGAATCTGTTGGGGTTTGCGTTGATGGGGGCGCGGGAGCGGTTGCGGGGTTAG
- a CDS encoding ABC transporter permease, with the protein MNTRQSRIFGTSVNWLKRHLVVIAGLLTLAYLLLPNIVVTVFSFNKPKGRFNYEWQEFSTAAWQDPCGVSDLCGSLSLSLQIAFWATLGATLLGTMIAFALVRYRFRARGAVNSLIFLPMAMPEVVMAASLLTLFLNMGAQLGFWTILIAHIMFCLSFVVTAVKARVMSMDPRLEQAAQDLYAGPVQTFVRVTLPIAAPGIAAGALLAFALSFDDFIITNFNAGSTVTFPMFVWGSAQRGTPVQINVIGTAMFVIAVLFVLASMVISNRRTKQKA; encoded by the coding sequence ATGAACACGCGACAGAGTCGCATATTCGGCACGAGCGTGAACTGGCTCAAGCGCCATCTCGTCGTCATCGCGGGACTGCTGACGCTCGCTTATCTCCTCCTGCCGAACATCGTCGTCACGGTCTTCTCCTTCAACAAACCGAAGGGGCGTTTCAACTACGAATGGCAGGAGTTCTCCACGGCCGCCTGGCAGGACCCGTGCGGCGTGTCCGACCTGTGCGGATCGCTGTCCCTCAGCCTCCAGATCGCGTTCTGGGCGACGCTGGGCGCCACGCTCCTCGGCACGATGATCGCCTTCGCGCTGGTCCGCTACCGCTTCCGCGCGCGGGGCGCAGTGAACTCGCTGATCTTCCTGCCGATGGCGATGCCCGAGGTCGTCATGGCGGCCTCGCTGCTCACCCTGTTCCTCAACATGGGTGCCCAGCTGGGCTTCTGGACGATCCTCATCGCCCACATCATGTTCTGCCTGAGCTTCGTCGTGACGGCGGTGAAGGCGCGCGTGATGTCGATGGACCCGAGGCTGGAGCAGGCCGCCCAGGACCTGTACGCCGGCCCGGTCCAGACGTTCGTCAGGGTCACCCTGCCGATCGCCGCCCCCGGAATCGCGGCGGGCGCACTGCTCGCCTTCGCGCTCTCCTTCGACGATTTCATCATCACCAATTTCAACGCGGGCTCCACCGTCACCTTCCCGATGTTCGTCTGGGGATCGGCCCAGCGCGGAACGCCCGTTCAGATCAACGTCATCGGCACGGCCATGTTCGTCATCGCCGTACTGTTCGTCCTGGCCTCCATGGTCATCAGTAATCGCCGTACCAAGCAAAAGGCGTAA
- a CDS encoding PotD/PotF family extracellular solute-binding protein — protein MEQYEPDRLSPAQVAAMRRSLRNGRAAMTRRSLLRASTGGALALGGLGTLSACGIPAAGKTEGGMSAEDHSAKEKEVSFSNWTEYMDVDDSGKHHPTLEQFAKRTGIKVKYTEDINDNNEFFGKIKPQLAAGQDTGRDIIVLTDWLAGRLIRLGWVQKLDPSNLPHAFANLSQQFRDPDWDPGRAYSYPWQGISTVIAYNKKALDGVEVKTVSDLLDNPKLKGRVGFLTEMRDTIGMTLLDMGKDPAKFTDDDYDAAIARLQKAVDNKQIRRFTGNDYTSDLTSGDFAACLAWAGDVVQLKADSPDIDFLIPDSGYMTSSDNMLIPNKARHKTNAERLIDYYYEPKPAAELAAYINYVCPVDGVKEELAKIDEDAANNPLILPDKAMQAQSRAFRSLSSKEETAYEEKFAKLTGA, from the coding sequence ATGGAGCAGTACGAGCCCGACCGCCTGTCCCCGGCCCAAGTGGCCGCCATGCGGCGCAGCCTCCGCAACGGCCGGGCCGCCATGACCCGCCGTTCCCTGCTGCGCGCCTCCACGGGCGGCGCGCTCGCGCTGGGCGGCCTCGGGACGCTCAGCGCCTGCGGGATCCCCGCGGCCGGCAAGACCGAGGGCGGCATGTCCGCCGAGGACCACTCGGCGAAGGAGAAGGAGGTCAGCTTCTCCAACTGGACCGAGTACATGGACGTCGACGACTCCGGGAAGCACCATCCGACGCTGGAGCAGTTCGCGAAGCGGACCGGCATCAAGGTCAAGTACACCGAGGACATCAACGACAACAACGAGTTCTTCGGGAAGATCAAGCCGCAGCTCGCCGCCGGCCAGGACACCGGGCGCGACATCATCGTCCTCACCGACTGGCTCGCCGGCCGTCTCATCCGCCTCGGGTGGGTCCAGAAACTGGACCCGTCCAACCTGCCGCACGCCTTCGCCAACCTGTCCCAGCAGTTCCGCGATCCCGACTGGGATCCGGGACGGGCGTACTCGTACCCCTGGCAGGGCATCTCGACGGTCATCGCCTACAACAAGAAGGCGCTCGACGGCGTCGAGGTGAAGACGGTCTCGGACCTGCTCGACAACCCCAAGCTCAAGGGCCGCGTCGGCTTCCTCACCGAGATGCGCGACACCATCGGGATGACCCTGCTCGACATGGGCAAGGACCCCGCCAAGTTCACCGACGACGACTACGACGCGGCGATCGCCCGCCTGCAGAAGGCCGTCGACAACAAGCAGATCCGCCGGTTCACCGGCAACGACTACACCTCCGACCTCACCAGCGGCGACTTCGCCGCCTGCCTCGCCTGGGCCGGGGACGTCGTACAGCTCAAGGCCGACAGCCCGGACATCGACTTCCTGATCCCGGACAGCGGCTACATGACGTCCAGCGACAACATGCTGATCCCCAACAAGGCCCGTCACAAGACGAACGCCGAGCGGCTCATCGACTACTACTACGAGCCGAAGCCCGCCGCCGAGCTCGCCGCCTACATCAACTACGTCTGTCCCGTCGACGGCGTGAAGGAAGAGCTCGCGAAGATCGACGAGGACGCGGCGAACAACCCGCTGATCCTCCCCGACAAGGCCATGCAGGCACAGTCCCGCGCCTTCCGCTCCCTGAGCTCGAAGGAAGAGACGGCCTACGAAGAGAAGTTCGCGAAGCTCACAGGGGCGTGA
- a CDS encoding NAD(P)/FAD-dependent oxidoreductase has product MAPSAMSRGNNWTKSLSDAQPVVYWLDDPGRPHPEPALTSAETCDLLVVGGGYSGLWSALIAKERDPQRDVVLLEGREVGWAASGRNGGFCAASLTHGLPNGLTRWPDEIHQLEELGARNLDEIEKAVARYSLDCDFERTGEIDVATETYQAWELRDWYEELRDKGLADGVEFLDAEAVRAQVDSPTFQAGLYDRRGVAMVNPAKLAWGLKRACLDLGVRIYEHTPALTLKPYGAGMAVRTPYGQVRARKVALGTNIFPNLVKRVRAYTVPVYDYALMTEPLSGEQLASIGWKNRQGLGDSANQFHYFRLSADNRILWGGYDAIYPYGGRVRAEYDDRPETYAKLAGHFFTCFPQLEGVRFTHAWGGAIDTCSRFSAFFGTAHQGKVAYAAGFTGLGVGATRFGADVMLDLLAGEPTERTQLEMVRKKPLPFPPEPFAWTGIALTKWSLARADAHGGRRNLWLKAMDRLGLGFDS; this is encoded by the coding sequence ATGGCCCCGAGCGCCATGAGTCGTGGCAACAACTGGACGAAATCCCTTTCCGACGCCCAGCCGGTCGTGTACTGGCTGGACGACCCCGGCAGGCCCCACCCCGAGCCCGCCCTGACCAGCGCCGAGACCTGCGATCTGCTGGTCGTCGGCGGTGGCTACAGCGGACTGTGGAGCGCGCTCATCGCCAAGGAGCGCGACCCGCAGCGGGATGTCGTCCTGCTCGAAGGCCGCGAGGTGGGCTGGGCCGCCTCCGGCCGTAACGGCGGCTTCTGCGCCGCCTCCCTCACCCACGGTCTGCCCAACGGGCTCACCCGCTGGCCGGACGAGATCCACCAGCTGGAGGAGCTGGGCGCCCGCAACCTCGACGAGATCGAGAAGGCGGTCGCCCGCTACTCCCTGGACTGCGACTTCGAGCGCACCGGCGAGATCGACGTCGCCACCGAGACGTACCAGGCGTGGGAACTACGCGACTGGTACGAGGAGTTGCGGGACAAGGGCCTCGCCGACGGCGTCGAGTTCCTGGACGCCGAGGCCGTACGGGCCCAGGTCGACTCACCGACCTTCCAGGCGGGCCTCTACGACCGCCGGGGCGTCGCCATGGTCAACCCGGCCAAGCTGGCGTGGGGCCTGAAGCGGGCGTGCCTCGACCTCGGCGTCCGCATCTACGAGCACACCCCCGCCCTCACCCTGAAGCCGTACGGCGCCGGAATGGCCGTACGCACCCCCTACGGCCAGGTCCGCGCCCGCAAGGTCGCGCTCGGCACGAACATCTTCCCCAACCTGGTCAAGCGCGTCCGCGCCTACACCGTCCCGGTCTACGACTACGCCCTGATGACCGAGCCCCTCTCCGGGGAACAGCTCGCGTCGATCGGCTGGAAGAACCGTCAGGGCCTCGGCGACTCGGCCAACCAGTTCCACTACTTCCGGCTCTCCGCCGACAACCGCATCCTGTGGGGTGGATACGACGCCATCTACCCGTACGGCGGTCGAGTGCGGGCCGAGTACGACGACCGCCCCGAGACGTACGCCAAGCTCGCCGGGCACTTCTTCACCTGCTTCCCGCAGCTGGAGGGCGTCCGCTTCACGCACGCGTGGGGCGGCGCGATCGACACCTGCTCGCGCTTCTCGGCGTTCTTCGGCACGGCCCACCAGGGCAAGGTGGCCTACGCGGCGGGCTTCACGGGCCTCGGCGTGGGGGCCACGCGCTTCGGCGCGGACGTGATGCTGGACCTTCTGGCGGGGGAGCCCACGGAGCGCACCCAGCTGGAGATGGTCCGCAAAAAGCCGCTGCCCTTCCCGCCGGAGCCCTTCGCCTGGACGGGCATCGCGCTCACCAAGTGGTCGCTGGCCCGCGCCGACGCGCACGGCGGGCGGCGCAATCTGTGGCTGAAGGCGATGGACCGGCTCGGCCTCGGCTTCGACAGCTGA
- a CDS encoding gamma-aminobutyraldehyde dehydrogenase has product MHNPGTATPERFPAQDRFADGAQYIAGRPAKGTSGRTHAVVDPATGEEVYTYDLAGTDDVDAAVAAARAAFPGWAATTPGERSDALHRFAAVLAERAEDFARAESLQCGKPLKLTREFDVPGTIDNTAFFAGAARHLQGQSAGEYSGDHTSYVRREPIGVVGSIAPWNYPLQMAAWKVLPAIAAGNTIVLKPAELTPLTSLLFAQAATDAGIPDGVINIITGTGKEAGEHLVGHPDVAMTSFTGSTAVGKRVAEIATATVKRIHLELGGKAPFVVFDDADLEAAAHGAVAGSLINTGQDCTAATRAYVQRPLYEAFVERTAALMESVRLGDPFAPGTDLGPLISHVQRDRVAGFVDRARAYARVVTGGEAPQGELKDGAYYRPTLVADAAQDSEIVQSEIFGPVLVVLPFDSDDEGIRLANDTPYGLAASAWSRDVYRANRATREIKAGCVWVNDHIPIISEMPHGGYKASGFGKDMSAYSFEEYTQIKHVMFDNTAVAAKDWHRTVFGDR; this is encoded by the coding sequence ATGCACAACCCGGGCACCGCCACCCCGGAACGATTCCCGGCCCAGGACCGCTTCGCGGACGGCGCGCAGTACATCGCGGGCCGGCCGGCGAAGGGGACCTCGGGGCGTACCCATGCCGTCGTCGACCCCGCCACCGGCGAGGAGGTGTACACGTACGACCTGGCCGGCACCGATGACGTCGACGCGGCCGTCGCCGCCGCGCGTGCGGCCTTCCCCGGCTGGGCCGCGACCACCCCGGGCGAACGCTCCGACGCGCTGCACCGTTTCGCCGCCGTGCTCGCCGAGCGCGCCGAGGATTTCGCCCGCGCCGAGTCCCTGCAGTGCGGGAAGCCGCTGAAGCTGACCCGTGAGTTCGACGTGCCGGGGACCATCGACAACACCGCCTTCTTCGCGGGCGCCGCCCGGCATCTCCAGGGGCAGTCCGCAGGGGAGTACTCGGGGGACCACACCTCGTACGTGCGCCGCGAGCCCATCGGTGTCGTCGGGTCCATCGCCCCCTGGAACTACCCCCTCCAGATGGCCGCCTGGAAGGTCCTCCCGGCGATCGCCGCGGGCAACACCATCGTGCTGAAGCCGGCCGAGCTGACCCCGCTGACCTCGCTTCTCTTCGCGCAGGCCGCCACCGACGCCGGGATCCCGGACGGTGTCATCAACATCATCACCGGGACCGGCAAGGAAGCGGGCGAGCATCTCGTCGGGCACCCCGACGTCGCCATGACCTCCTTCACCGGGTCCACGGCCGTCGGCAAGCGCGTCGCCGAGATCGCCACGGCGACCGTCAAGCGGATCCATCTCGAGCTCGGTGGCAAGGCGCCCTTCGTCGTCTTCGACGACGCCGACCTCGAAGCGGCCGCTCACGGTGCCGTCGCGGGCTCGCTCATCAACACCGGGCAGGACTGCACGGCCGCCACGCGCGCGTATGTGCAGCGACCGCTGTATGAAGCCTTCGTCGAGCGGACCGCCGCCCTCATGGAGAGCGTCCGGCTCGGTGATCCGTTCGCGCCGGGTACCGATCTCGGGCCGCTGATCTCGCACGTCCAGCGGGACCGGGTCGCCGGTTTCGTCGACCGTGCGCGTGCCTACGCGCGCGTGGTCACCGGCGGAGAGGCTCCCCAGGGCGAACTCAAGGACGGCGCGTACTACCGGCCCACCCTCGTCGCCGACGCGGCCCAGGACAGCGAGATCGTCCAGTCCGAGATCTTCGGGCCGGTCCTGGTCGTCCTGCCGTTCGACAGCGACGACGAGGGGATCCGCCTCGCCAACGACACCCCGTACGGCCTCGCCGCCTCGGCCTGGAGCCGCGACGTCTACCGGGCGAACCGCGCCACCCGCGAGATCAAGGCGGGGTGCGTGTGGGTCAACGACCACATCCCGATCATCAGCGAGATGCCGCACGGCGGCTACAAGGCGTCCGGCTTCGGCAAGGACATGTCCGCGTACTCGTTCGAGGAGTACACCCAGATCAAGCACGTCATGTTCGACAACACGGCGGTCGCCGCGAAGGACTGGCACCGCACCGTCTTCGGGGACCGATAG
- a CDS encoding adenosine deaminase — MTDRLVDARVPRDLHAFIAGLPKAELHVHHVGSASPRIVAELAARHPDSKVPTDPEALVDYFTFTDFAHFIDVYLSVVDLIRTPEDVRLLTYEVARDLARQQVRYAELTITPFSSTRRGIEAGAFMAAIEDARKAAEAEFGTVLRWCFDIPGEAGLEAAEETTRLATDDRLRPEGLVSFGLGGPEIGVPRPQFEPYFDRAIAAGLHSVPHAGETTGPETVWDALTHLRAERIGHGTSSARDPKLLAHLAEHRIPLEVCPTSNIATRAVRTIDEHPIKEFAKAGVVVTINSDDPPMFGTDLNNEYAVAARLLDLDERGLAGLAKSAVDASFLDEPGKARITAEIDTYTSDWLAP, encoded by the coding sequence TTGACCGACCGTCTCGTCGACGCCCGCGTCCCGCGCGACCTGCACGCCTTCATCGCCGGACTGCCCAAGGCCGAACTGCACGTCCACCACGTCGGCTCCGCCTCCCCCCGCATCGTCGCGGAACTCGCCGCCCGCCACCCCGACTCCAAGGTCCCCACGGACCCCGAGGCCCTGGTGGACTACTTCACGTTCACGGACTTCGCCCACTTCATCGACGTGTACCTGTCGGTCGTGGATCTGATCCGCACCCCGGAGGACGTCCGGCTGCTGACCTACGAGGTGGCCCGCGACCTGGCCCGCCAGCAGGTGCGCTACGCCGAGCTGACCATCACCCCGTTCTCCTCCACCCGCCGCGGCATCGAGGCCGGCGCCTTCATGGCGGCGATCGAGGACGCCCGCAAGGCGGCCGAGGCCGAGTTCGGGACCGTGCTGCGCTGGTGCTTCGACATCCCGGGCGAGGCCGGCCTGGAGGCCGCCGAGGAGACCACCCGGCTCGCCACCGACGACCGGCTGCGCCCGGAGGGCCTGGTCTCGTTCGGGCTCGGCGGACCCGAGATCGGCGTACCGAGGCCGCAGTTCGAGCCGTACTTCGACCGCGCGATCGCCGCCGGGCTGCACTCCGTGCCGCACGCCGGCGAGACCACCGGACCGGAGACGGTCTGGGACGCCCTGACCCACCTGCGCGCCGAGCGCATCGGGCACGGCACCAGCTCGGCACGGGACCCGAAGCTGCTCGCGCACCTCGCGGAGCACCGGATCCCGCTGGAGGTGTGCCCGACCTCCAACATCGCCACGCGCGCGGTCCGCACGATCGACGAGCACCCGATCAAGGAGTTCGCGAAGGCCGGCGTCGTCGTCACCATCAACTCCGACGACCCGCCCATGTTCGGCACCGACCTCAACAACGAGTACGCGGTCGCCGCCCGCCTCCTCGACCTCGACGAGCGTGGCCTGGCCGGCCTCGCCAAGAGCGCGGTGGACGCGTCCTTCCTCGACGAGCCCGGCAAGGCCCGCATCACGGCCGAGATCGACACGTACACCAGCGACTGGCTCGCCCCCTGA